A part of Perognathus longimembris pacificus isolate PPM17 chromosome 18, ASM2315922v1, whole genome shotgun sequence genomic DNA contains:
- the LOC125366722 gene encoding LOW QUALITY PROTEIN: complement component 1 Q subcomponent-binding protein, mitochondrial-like (The sequence of the model RefSeq protein was modified relative to this genomic sequence to represent the inferred CDS: deleted 2 bases in 1 codon), translated as MLPLLYLVPRALGTSVSGLHALPALQLRQLLQPAVRPCLRPFGLLRVRAAVGQLFSFLRALEPCACGCDTLHTEGDKAFVEFLTDEIKEEKKIKKHKSLPKMSGGWELEVNGTEAKLIWKVSGEKIAVTFNINNSIPPTFDSEEEATQGQKVEEQEPELTSTPLTSTPNFVVEVTNSDGKKALALDCHYPEDEIGQEEEAESDIFSIKEVSFQATGDSEWKDTNYTLNTDSLDWALYDHLMDFLADRGVDNTFADELVELSTALEHQEYITFLEDLESFVKSQ; from the exons ATGCTTCCTCTGCTGTACTTGGTACCCCGAGCCCTGGGCACCTCGGTCAGTGGCCTGCATGCCTTGCCCGCGCTGCAGCTCCGGCAGCTGCTGCAGCCCGCGGTCCGGCCGTGCTTGCGGCCTTTCGGGCTGCTCCGTGTGCGTGCAGCGGTGGGGCAGCTGTTCAGCTTCCTCCGGGCCCTGGAGCCCTGCGCCTGTGGCTGTGACACTCTGCACACCGAAGGAGACAAAGCTTTTGTTGAATTCTTGACTGatgaaattaaggaagaaaagaaaatcaagaagcaCAAATCCCTACCCAAGATGTCTGGAGGTTGGGAGCTGGAAGTGAATGGAACAGAGGCTAAATTAATTTGGAAAGTTTCTGGAGAAAAGATCGCTGTCACTTTCAACATTAACAACAGCATCCCACCAACATTTGACAGTGAGGAGGAGGCCACACAAGGGCAGAAAGTTGAAGAACAAGAGCCGGAATTGACATCAACTCCC TTGACATCAACTCCCAATTTCGTGGTTGAAGTTACAAACAGTGATGGCAAGAAGGCCCTGGCACTGGACTGTCACTATCCAGAGGATGAGATTGGAcaagaggaggaggctgagagtgACATTTTCTCCATCAAGGAAGTTAGCTTTCAGGCCACTGGTGACTCTGAATGGAAGGATACAAATTACACACTCAACACAGATTCCCTGGACTGGGCCTTGTATGACCATCTGATGGATTTTCTTGCGGACCGAGGAGTGGACAACACTTTCGCAGATGAGCTGGTGGAGCTCAGCACAGCCCTGGAGCACCAGGAGTACATCACCTTTCTTGAAGACCTCGAGAGTTTTGTCAAGAGCCAGTAG